CGACTGGACCTGATCGTATGCGGTTTTATGACCCACTCCAGTATCAGCACCACTGTTCGTGCGACCAAAGACTTCGGTTATCGCTGTACCGTTGTCGACGCGGCTTGTGCAACCCGTGACCTGCCGACGCCAGATGGACAGATCATCCAAGCAGCCGATATGCACCGCACTGAAATAGTCGCGCTGGCGGATAATTTCGCTGCTGTCGTTCCTAACGCCCAAGCCTTGATTTAAAGGCTGTTCAGCGCCCACATTGGCAACCGATCAACAGAGCGGGTTGAACCTGCTCTGTAACCTCAGGTCTTACCGCCAAGACTATAAGAGGAAATCGGAATGAAGCTCTCCGATGATTTTGATCCGCGCTGCCTGCGAACACGCAAGCCGGGAACTTGGCGCTATCGCCTGGCAACCCTACTGGCAGTGATCTTCATCATTTTTTCAATCATCTTGGTTCTGACCGGATCAATCAGCCTACTGAATCAACCCGTCGCCTTGCAGAGCCTGAACGAGGACCCAGGCACAGCCAGAGTCATGGTATTTGCAGGTTTTTTCCTATTCATTTTTGGGGCGCTCATCTGGCGACGGTGTCGCCGATCGCGTCGCACCGACGGACTCAGTCTGTCCCCAGACCTGCTTAAACGGCGTGACTAATCACCAATCGCGACACTAAGATAATCAGGATGCAGCACGAACCCCTCCGCCTTGGTTACACTAGTGGCATTCGCGGAGGTTCAGATGCAAGACGACGATTTTTCCCTGTTCAAAGCCGAACTGCGCGGCATCAAGCCAATCAAGCATGACCGCGCAGACACCGGCAAACCCAAACCCAACAAGACACAGTTAGCGGCCTTGCGCCAAGCAGCGACTGTTGGGGTTAAAGAAATCAAGGTCGACGGCCTCTCCGACCAGTTCGTGATTGATGTTGACCCTGAAGACAGCCTGCATTGGGCCGCTAACGGTGTTCAAGAAGGTCAAATGCGCAAGCTTAAGCTTGGGCAGATACCGTTTGAAGGCTCCCTTGATCTGCATGGCATGACCGTCGAAAAGGCCAGGGATACCTTGTGGGAGTTCATCGCCGAGGCCAACCGCCTTGAAGTGCGCTGCGTGCGCGTTACCCATGGCAAGGCGCAGCGCAAAAACGGCCGAGGCCCAATGATTAAGAGCCACGTCAACACATGGCTGCGTCAACACCCTCAGGTGCTGGGTTTCACCTCATGCCAGGCAAAACACGGCGGAACAGGCGCAGTCTATGTCATGCTCAAGCGCTTAATGATGGATGGCCGCGACGAATAACCGGATTATGCTGGCAAACGCTAAACTTGCCAGCATCCACCATGCGCCCTAACCTGCGCACTTTGAAATACCAACGAGATTGTCCATGTCCCTGGAACAAAACTACACCGCCATCCTTGGTCAGCTTGGCGAGGACGTATCCCGCGAAGGCCTGCTGGATACCCCAAAACGCGCCGCCAAGGCTATGCAGTACTTGTGCCGTGGCTATCAGCAGACGCTGGAAGAAGTCGCAAATGGCGCGCTGTTCAGCTCTGACAACAGTGAAATGGTGCTGGTCAAGAACATCGAACTGTACTCGCTGTGTGAACACCACCTGTTGCCGTTTATTGGCAAAGCGCATGTGGCGTACATTCCCGATGGCAAAGTCCTTGGCTTGTCAAAAGTAGCCCGCATCGTCGATATGTTTGCCCGCCGCCTGCAGATCCAAGAAAACCTGAGCCGCCAAATTGCCGAAGCCATCCAACAGGTTACTGGGGCGCTGGGCGTGGCCGTCGTTATCGAAGCACAGCACATGTGCATGATGATGCGCGGTGTAGAAAAACAGAACTCCTCCATGGTCACCTCTGTGATGCTTGGCGAGTTCCGTGAAAACGCAGCGACTCGCAGCGAATTCCTGAGTCTGATCAACAACTGATCATTCAAACCGGTGCAATACCGGTTTGACCACCAGCTTTCATGCAGTGGGCTCAGAGGGATGGCGGATAACCGCCACCCCATCACTCTTAACTACGATTTGTTGGCGGGAATCCACCGCCCCATCCCCATCAGAATCTTCCTAGCTAGGGCCAATGCGATACTGACCTGGCTGGCACACTTTCTGCCTAAGATACGGTGTAACCGAAAGGAAACAGCGGTCCAAACCCC
The Pseudomonas mendocina DNA segment above includes these coding regions:
- the folE gene encoding GTP cyclohydrolase I FolE, with translation MSLEQNYTAILGQLGEDVSREGLLDTPKRAAKAMQYLCRGYQQTLEEVANGALFSSDNSEMVLVKNIELYSLCEHHLLPFIGKAHVAYIPDGKVLGLSKVARIVDMFARRLQIQENLSRQIAEAIQQVTGALGVAVVIEAQHMCMMMRGVEKQNSSMVTSVMLGEFRENAATRSEFLSLINN
- a CDS encoding Smr/MutS family protein; the encoded protein is MQDDDFSLFKAELRGIKPIKHDRADTGKPKPNKTQLAALRQAATVGVKEIKVDGLSDQFVIDVDPEDSLHWAANGVQEGQMRKLKLGQIPFEGSLDLHGMTVEKARDTLWEFIAEANRLEVRCVRVTHGKAQRKNGRGPMIKSHVNTWLRQHPQVLGFTSCQAKHGGTGAVYVMLKRLMMDGRDE